GACCTGGCGGGCGGTACGTGCGTTCGCATCCGCGAGCAGACCGCTGATCCGGAAGGCGTTCCGCCGGTACAGCTCCGGCCCGGCAAGTCTCCGCAACTCGTCGACAATCGGATCCGCCACCGGCTCACCCCCAGGGTTGCGAGCCGACCGTCTTGCCGGCCCGTCACTTCACCCTGGCACCGGGAACGGACCGTTTCAGCAGCATTCAGACCGGTCTGGACCTCCCCTGGATCACCCGTGGACGCACCTTGTACCGAACCTGCATTTTCAGACTGTGTTGAGCAGGTCCAGGGCGGATTGCTGGCGGGCCGCGTCGAGTTTGTCGACCGGCCCGGACCAGCGCAGGCCGTACTGATCCATCGGCGTCCGGTCGGCCGCGAAGGCTCGGTCGGCCTGGCGTTGCAGGTAGGACGTGTACGGGTGGTCGGACAGCGCCGCGTTCAGCTTGCCGAGGCCGCGGACATGCGCGCCCTTGAACGACGGTCCGTCGCCGCCGCAGTCGCCGTTCTCGCACGGCTCGCGCAGGATGCCGTCGGCAGTGTGCAGCGAGGACGCGGTGGTCGACGCGTCGGCGAGTTGGCGCGCGGAGGTCAGGTACGCCGAGTTATTCGTTGCCTTCGACAACTCTGTGAGCGCGCCGATCAGCACGCCCTGGTTGTACGTCCACGCGGTGTCGCCGTTGTTCTTGCACGTGGACAGGTCGATCCCGTCGTTCACCAGGTTCGAGCCGTTGATCATCCCGGTCTGCTGGAACCACGTCCATCCGGCCTGCGCGCGTTGCAGGTACGTCGTGTCGCCGCCGATCCGGCTGTGCAACTGCGCGTTCAGCTGGATGTAGAGCGAGTTCGAGATCGCGTTCTTGTACGTCTTCGCCTCGCTCCACCAGACGCCACCACCGCAGGTGTTGTCCCAGTACGCCGCCATGTGATCGGCGTCCGCTCGGGCAGTCTGCAGGTACCGGGCCTCGCCGGTGAGGTCGTACGCCGCAACCCACGCGAGCCCCCACCACCCGGTGTCGTCGATGTAGTCGTTGCGGAACTGGCCCTCGAACTTGTTCAGGTTCAGGTCGTAGGTCTTGCCGATCGCGTACTCGTAGCTCTGCATCCCGCTGACCCGGGCGTTGTCGATCAACGCGTTCAGCGCATTGGCCGAGTTCCACCAGCCCGTGGTGTCGAACAGTCCGCTGGACAGGCTGTAGTCCTGCATCAACGCGGTCGCGGCCGCCGTACGACGGTCCCACGCGTTCCACGTCGTACGGGCCCACGGCGTACAGGCGATGTCGGCGCGGTCGCCGGCCTTGCCGCACGCGCGGAGTGCTCCGACGCCGAGGTTGTTCCAGTCGTCGACGTTGTACATCTGCGTACGCCAGCCGCTCTGCCCGGACGGGATCGCGGTGTTGCCGAGGCGGCTGCCGTCGGACCAGGTGCGGCCGCCGTCCATCGAGCGGTCCAGCCAGACCTCGTCGCCGGGGCTGCCGTTCTCGATCGAGGCCCAGCCCATCGCGTCGTCGTCGTCGAAGTGCAGGGTGATCGTGCGGCCGAAGAGCGTGCTGGAGACCGGGGCCCGGTCGTTGGGTGCGAGCGCGGGGTCGCGGGCGTCGCAGTACTTGTTGCAGATCGTTGCCTGGGTCGACATGTTCACCTGTGGGGTCTCAGCCGGCGGCGGTGGTGGCGCGCCGAGGGGAGCGATCAGCAGGGACAGGCTGGAAACGATTCCAACGTACATCACAGATCTCCCTGGGGCGGTAGGAAGAATGCGGTGCCACCGAAGGTAAGCGGACCGCGACACTACGTCAAGATGTGGCCCGCGTCAGAACGTGAGGAGCGCTGCGAGGATCCCGGCGGTGAGGACGAGGACGGTGGCGATCGCGAACCGGCCGCCGCGGGCGCGGCGACGGTTGATGGCGGACCGGTCGGGGCGGGTGGCGCACGGGTCGAAACCGAGGTCGTCGGCCGGCGCGAGTGCGCTGCCGAGGCGCGCGAGGAGCGGTCGATGCTCCGCCTGCCGGGTCGCCTCCTCGACGACCCGGCGGCGCATGAACTCCCGGTGCCTGGTCGCCGGAACCCTGACGTCCGGCGGCACGATGAGGCTCGACGGGAGTACGAGGTCGGTCGGGAGCGCGAGCCCCGGCGGGAGCGCCCGCTGGACGACGGCATGCGCCGCCGCCACCCGCCTCGCCCGGCTGATCGCAGGCGGGAGGATCAGATAAGCGAGGTGGACGAGCGACCGGTAGTCGTCGAGCAGCAACGCCTCGATCAGCGGCTCTTCCCTGGTGGGACCCTGAACCGGCCCCGGAACGATCGGGCTCGAGGTCGTGTCCGACGGTCCCGCGCCTACTGCGCGGCACTCGGCACGGCACCTCGCCGCACTGGAGCAAAGGGCACGATGCTCCGCATCGAACCCTTCGCTCCAGCACGCCGATGCACCGCACCGAGCACCTGCTCGCGACGGCGCGGGACCGTCGGACACGACCTTGACCGTGGCGGACATGCAACTCCTCGAACTCGGCGTACCTGAGTTCCAACGAACGAATCACTGACCGGTCACGGAACGGTCGGCTAGTCTCCGTCACATGAGCACTGGTGACGGGGTGGCTGGGCAGTGGGGCGGGGTCGACGTACATTTCGGCGAGGAGGGCGGGCGGCTCACGTACGGGAGCTACCTGCGGCTGGCCGAGCTGCTCGACCAGCAGCGCCTGGAGTCCGACCCGCCGGCGCACGACGAGCTGCTGTTCATCACGATCCACCAGGTGTACGAGCTGTGGTTCAAGCAGGTCCTGCACGAGCTGACCGCGTCCCGGGATGCGATGCTCGCCGGTGAGCACTGGCTGGCCGAGCACCTGCTGCGTCGGGTGCACACGATCGAGCGCGTGCTGACGCAGCAGGTGGACATCCTCGAGACGATGACACCGCAGGACTTCGGCGAGTTCCGGCACCGGTTGTCACCGGCGTCCGGGTTCCAGTCCGTGCAGTTCCGGGAGATCGAGTTCCTGTCCGGCGCGAAGGATCCGTCGTTCGTACGCCGGTTCCGCGGGCTGACCTCGGTCGAGCAGGATCGTCTGCGGCGCCGGCTGGAGGAGCCGACGCTCTGGGACGCGTACCTCGACGTACTGCGGAAGGCCGGCTTCGAGACCGACACCGAGGACTCCACCCGCGACGCCCTGCGCAAGGTCGCCGGCGACCGCTCGCACTACGCGGCCATCTGGGAACTCGCGGAGGCCCTCGTCCAGCACGACGAGCTGGCCGCGGCGTGGCGCGCGCGACACGTGGTCATGGTCGAGCGCATGATCGGCACCAAACCGGGCACCGGAGGCTCGTCCGGCGCCAACTACCTCCGCAGCCGCCTCGACCTCCGCTACTACCCTCTCCTCTGGAACCTCCGCAGCAACCTCTAGCCAGGGGGCCTCGTGAAGCTCTACTCCGACGTGGGCGTTCAGCGGTTCGGGCAGGTCGTCGGCGATCTGATGCTGGCGGGGTGGGTGTGGGCATGTGTGGAGTTGGGTCTGCTCGTCTACAAGGTGACCGATGCGCTCGGTGCTCCGGGGCGGAAGGCGGCCGAAGCAGGCGATGGGCTCGCGGGTGATCTCCGGCGGATGTCTGAGCCGATCGGGAAGGTGCCGGCGGTGGGGGACCAGCTACGGTCGCCGATCGACAGCGCGGCCGGTGCTGCGGGGAAGCTGGCGCAGGCGGGGCGGGACCAGGCGCATGCGGTGGAGCAGTTGGCGTACGTGCTCGCGGGTGTGACGATCGGATTGCCGGTGCTGTTCGCCGTACTGATCTGGATGCCGCGGCGGATCCGGTTCGCGCGGCGGGCGACCGCGGCGCAGCGGTTCATCGACAACGCTGCGGATCTGGACCTGTTCGCGCTCCGGGCGATGGCGAACCAGCCGATGCACAAGCTCGCGAAGATCTCCACCGACCCGGTCGCCGCCTGGCGCGACGGCGACCGCGAGGTCGTCACCGCCCTCGCCACCCTCGAACTCCGCACCACCGGCCTGAAACCACCGCGTCTTTCCGGTAAGAAACAGTCACCTGGTGACGAAAAAGTTCCGGAGAACGACGCTTAACACCTGCTTGAGGCTCGCTTGAGAGGGCTGAAGCTACTCTCGACTCCATGGCGCGGGTGTTGCTGGTCGAGGACGATGACGCGATTCGGCTGTCGTTGGGGAAGTCCCTGACGGCGGCCGGGCATGTGGTCTCGGCGGTTGCGGCCGGTGCCGACGGGGTCGCCGCGGTCGCGCGGGAGCGGCCGGAGGTGCTGTTGCTCGATCTCGGCCTGCCGGATCTGGACGGGCGGGACGTGCTCGCGATGGTGCGGGCGGTCAGCGACGTGCCGGTGATCGTGGCGACGGCGCGGGACGACGACGCGAGCGTCGTACGGCTGCTGGACGCGGGCGCGGACGACTACGTGATCAAGCCGTTCAGCGCGGCGCAGATGGATGCGCGGATTCGCGCCGTACTGCGGCGGCTCGGGCAGGACCAGCAGGAGGAGTCGACTGTCGAGGTCGGCGGGTTGCGGATCGATCCGCGCAGCCGGGAGGTGGCCGTCGACGGTGCGCCGGTCGACCTGACCCGCAAGGAGTTCGACCTGCTGCTGGCGTTGTCGCGTCGGCCCGGAGCCGTGGTGACGAAGCGGGAACTGCTCGCGGAGGTCTGGGGGCTGCCGTGGGGCGGTGGTGACCGGACTGTCGACGTACACCTTTCGTGGTTGCGCAGGAAGCTCGGCGAGACGGCGGCCACGCCGCGGTTCCTGCACAGCGTGCGCGGCGTCGGGATCAAGCTCGCGGTGGACGGCTGAGCATGCGCCGTCGGATCCTGCTGCTGTCGGTGGGCATGACCACGTTGGTCGTGCTCGCTTTCGCCGTACCGCTGGTGATTCTGCTCCGCAGTACGACGGCCAGCGAGTCCAGGGACAAGGCGCGGTACCTGGCGGAGAGCGTCGCGTACTACGTCGGCGACAAGGACCACACGAACGACGACATCACGGCGTACCTCGACGGCCTGACGGATCATCCGGGACGGATCTCGGTGCGGATGCCGGACGGTACGACGCTGGGCGATCCGCCGCCCGGCGGGGTGCCGACGCCCAAGAACGTGCCAGCGGGGTACGGCGACGGTGACCGCGACGACAAGGGCCCGCCGAAGATCGGCGACGCGGACTACCGCAACGTCGGCGGCGGCCTCGCGGTGGATGTCGGCGTCGGTACGCCGAACGGCACGGCCTCCGTCTGCCTCTACCTGACCGGCGACGAGCTGTACGACGGTGTGGTGCCGCGGATCCTGATCCTCGTCGGCGGCAGCCTGGTCGTGCTGCTGCTCAGCATCCTCGGCGCCGAGCTGGTGTCCCGGCGCCTCGCGCGCCCGTTGGAGGAGACCGCGAGTACGGCGGAACGCCTGGCCCGCGGCGACATGGACGCCCGCGCGCCGACGACCGGACCGGCCGAGGTCGCGAAGGTCGGCTCCGCGCTGAACGGGCTCGCGGACCGGATCGACGAGGTGATCGCGGTGGAACGCGAGGCGGTCGCGGACCTGTCGCACCGCCTGCGTACGCCGTTGACCGCGCTGCGCCTGCAGGTCGAGGCGCTGCCGGACCGGGAGAGCGCCGAGGAGCTGAACACCCAGGTCAACAGTCTCGAACGGACCCTGACCGCGGTGATCAGCGCGGCCCGTCGACCGCAGCGTGAAGGACGCGTACCGCACGCGGACGCGGTCGAGGTGACGCGTCAGCGGGCCGCGTTCTGGGAGCCGCTGTTCGAGGACCAAGGCCGCGTGCTGGCGCTGGACCTGCCGGACACACCCGCAACGGTGCGTTCCTCCGGCGAGGACCTCGGTGCGGCACTCGACGCACTGGTCGAGAACGTCGTCGCACACACCCCCGACGGGACGCCCGCGCGGATCACCCTGACCCGCGCGGACAGCGTCATCCGGATAGTTGTCGCCGACAACGGTCCCGGCATCCCCCTGGGCGCCGGCGAACGCGGCCGCAGCGACCGCGGCTCCACCGGCCTGGGCCTCGACATAGCCCGCCGCTGCGCCGAAGCCGCCGGCGGCACCCTCACCCTCCACCCCAACGAAGTCGTCCTGACCCTCGCCGAGCTATAGCTCAACCAATCGACCAGACCGTCACGTCAACCTCAGCTTTGTTAAATCAGTCCTTTGAGGACGGATAGTGCGCGCATCAGATGCGGTGCTTCGTCGGTTGCTCGGGTGGCGGCGGCCAGCTCGACGGTTGCCGATCCGGTGAGCGCGCGGTAGGTGACGCCTGGGACCAGCAGCTCGGCGACGGGGGCCGGCACGATCGCGATCCCCAGGCCGGCCGCGACGAACGTCACCAGCGTCGACGTCTCCGCCACCTCGTGCCGCACCCGCGGCTCGAACCCGGCCTCCCGGCAGCGCGCGAGCACGGTGTCGTGCATCACCGACCGCCCGCCACCCGCATGGATCACGAAGTCCTCGTCGGCCAGCTCCTCCAGCCGAACCCGGCGCCGGCGGGCCAGCCGATGCCCGTCGGGTACGGCGACGATCAGCGGATCGGCCCGCAGTACGTCGACCCGCAGCGACTCGTCCTCGACCGGCGGCCGCAGCAGCCCGAGATCGATCCGCCCGTCCGCGAGCGCCTGCGCCTGGTCGGGCGCGAGCATCTCGCCCTGTACGGCGACCTCGACATCGGGAAGCTCCTCGCGCAACGTCCGCACCAGTTGCGGCAGCAGGCTGTACGTCGCCGACCCGACGCACCCGATCACCAACCGCCCCTGCAGCCCGGCCGCGACCCGCTGCGCCTCACCCGCCGCGGACGACACCGCCGCGATGATCTGCCGCGCCCGCACCAGGTACGACTCGCCCGCGGGCGTGAGCTCCACGCGTCGCGTCGTACGGCGGAGCAACTGCAGGCCCAGCTCGCTCTCGAGTTGACGGATCTGCTGCGAGAGCGGCGGCTGCGCCATGTGCAGGCGGGCCGCGGCGCGGCCGAAGTGCCGTTCCTCGGCGACGGCGACGAAGTACCGCAGGTGACGGAGCTCCACGAAGCCATACTCTCAGAGTCTCAATCGAGCACATCTGAGTATTTCTCCATATCGGTCGCGGCAACATACCGTCGAACCATGAGTCTGGACAAGGTCGTTGCGACGCCGGCTGCGGGGGTCGCGGACATCGCGGACGGATCGAGTCTCGCGGTCGGCGGGTTCGGGCTGGCCGGGATTCCGTGGTTCCTGATCGAGGCGCTGCTCGAGCAGGGCGCGAGCGATCTGACCGTGGTGTCGAACAACTGCGGCGTCGACGGAGCGGGACTCGGTCTGCTGCTCGAACGCGGGCGGATCAGCCGGGTGATCGCGTCGTACGTCGGGGAGAACAAGGAGTTCGCGCGGCAGTACCTCGCGGGGGAGTTGACGGTCGAACTGACACCGCAGGGCACGCTCGCCGAGCGCTTGCGGGCGGGCGGCTCCGGGATCGGGGCGTTCTTCACTCCGACCGGTGTCGGCACGCTGGTCTCGGAAGGCGGATTGCCGTGGCGGTACGCGCCCGACGGCACGGTCG
This Kribbella sp. NBC_00482 DNA region includes the following protein-coding sequences:
- a CDS encoding glycoside hydrolase family 76 protein; this translates as MYVGIVSSLSLLIAPLGAPPPPPAETPQVNMSTQATICNKYCDARDPALAPNDRAPVSSTLFGRTITLHFDDDDAMGWASIENGSPGDEVWLDRSMDGGRTWSDGSRLGNTAIPSGQSGWRTQMYNVDDWNNLGVGALRACGKAGDRADIACTPWARTTWNAWDRRTAAATALMQDYSLSSGLFDTTGWWNSANALNALIDNARVSGMQSYEYAIGKTYDLNLNKFEGQFRNDYIDDTGWWGLAWVAAYDLTGEARYLQTARADADHMAAYWDNTCGGGVWWSEAKTYKNAISNSLYIQLNAQLHSRIGGDTTYLQRAQAGWTWFQQTGMINGSNLVNDGIDLSTCKNNGDTAWTYNQGVLIGALTELSKATNNSAYLTSARQLADASTTASSLHTADGILREPCENGDCGGDGPSFKGAHVRGLGKLNAALSDHPYTSYLQRQADRAFAADRTPMDQYGLRWSGPVDKLDAARQQSALDLLNTV
- a CDS encoding tryptophan 2,3-dioxygenase; translated protein: MSTGDGVAGQWGGVDVHFGEEGGRLTYGSYLRLAELLDQQRLESDPPAHDELLFITIHQVYELWFKQVLHELTASRDAMLAGEHWLAEHLLRRVHTIERVLTQQVDILETMTPQDFGEFRHRLSPASGFQSVQFREIEFLSGAKDPSFVRRFRGLTSVEQDRLRRRLEEPTLWDAYLDVLRKAGFETDTEDSTRDALRKVAGDRSHYAAIWELAEALVQHDELAAAWRARHVVMVERMIGTKPGTGGSSGANYLRSRLDLRYYPLLWNLRSNL
- a CDS encoding response regulator transcription factor, coding for MARVLLVEDDDAIRLSLGKSLTAAGHVVSAVAAGADGVAAVARERPEVLLLDLGLPDLDGRDVLAMVRAVSDVPVIVATARDDDASVVRLLDAGADDYVIKPFSAAQMDARIRAVLRRLGQDQQEESTVEVGGLRIDPRSREVAVDGAPVDLTRKEFDLLLALSRRPGAVVTKRELLAEVWGLPWGGGDRTVDVHLSWLRRKLGETAATPRFLHSVRGVGIKLAVDG
- a CDS encoding sensor histidine kinase, whose amino-acid sequence is MRRRILLLSVGMTTLVVLAFAVPLVILLRSTTASESRDKARYLAESVAYYVGDKDHTNDDITAYLDGLTDHPGRISVRMPDGTTLGDPPPGGVPTPKNVPAGYGDGDRDDKGPPKIGDADYRNVGGGLAVDVGVGTPNGTASVCLYLTGDELYDGVVPRILILVGGSLVVLLLSILGAELVSRRLARPLEETASTAERLARGDMDARAPTTGPAEVAKVGSALNGLADRIDEVIAVEREAVADLSHRLRTPLTALRLQVEALPDRESAEELNTQVNSLERTLTAVISAARRPQREGRVPHADAVEVTRQRAAFWEPLFEDQGRVLALDLPDTPATVRSSGEDLGAALDALVENVVAHTPDGTPARITLTRADSVIRIVVADNGPGIPLGAGERGRSDRGSTGLGLDIARRCAEAAGGTLTLHPNEVVLTLAEL
- a CDS encoding LysR substrate-binding domain-containing protein, whose translation is MELRHLRYFVAVAEERHFGRAAARLHMAQPPLSQQIRQLESELGLQLLRRTTRRVELTPAGESYLVRARQIIAAVSSAAGEAQRVAAGLQGRLVIGCVGSATYSLLPQLVRTLREELPDVEVAVQGEMLAPDQAQALADGRIDLGLLRPPVEDESLRVDVLRADPLIVAVPDGHRLARRRRVRLEELADEDFVIHAGGGRSVMHDTVLARCREAGFEPRVRHEVAETSTLVTFVAAGLGIAIVPAPVAELLVPGVTYRALTGSATVELAAATRATDEAPHLMRALSVLKGLI
- a CDS encoding CoA transferase subunit A, which codes for MSLDKVVATPAAGVADIADGSSLAVGGFGLAGIPWFLIEALLEQGASDLTVVSNNCGVDGAGLGLLLERGRISRVIASYVGENKEFARQYLAGELTVELTPQGTLAERLRAGGSGIGAFFTPTGVGTLVSEGGLPWRYAPDGTVAVASPAKEVRTFQGRDMVLEEAIVTDVALVRAAVADRAGNCVFHAAARNFNPVAAMAGRLTIVEAERVVEVGELAPDAIHLPGVFVRRVVPLTPEQAARKSIEKRTTRPAVGARGNQ